One window from the genome of Pseudomonadota bacterium encodes:
- the leuS gene encoding leucine--tRNA ligase, whose product MQKKYDPKEMESRWQEAWEERGTFRARDDAPGEKYYVLEMFAYPSGRLHMGHVRNYSIGDVMARYRKKRGFNVLHPMGWDAFGLPAENAAIERGLHPAGWTYDNIATMRGQLKSLGIAYDWDREIATCRPEYYKWEQLVFTRAFERGLVYRKKALVNWSEKMQTVLANEQVIDGRDYRYGLPVVQKELTQWFFKTTAYAEELLAGLDELAGSWPERVLLEQRARIGKSHGARVDFRLETPVDGEAILPVFTTRPDTLWGVTFMSLAAEHPLALKLAKGTPREGEVSAFVQKVLAEDKHKRGSEDCAKEGVFTGAYCVNPVNGERVPIHVANFVLMDYGTGAVMAVPAHDQRDFEFARKYGLPVKVVIRPPDGRAADPGAMTAAYVDDGVQVASAQFDGLPNREAIERITDFLAEKGQGGRTVSYRLRDWCVSRQRYWGAPIPMVHCDSCDVVPVPEDQLPVRLPENVVFQAEGGSPLSRCEEFVRTTCPKCGGPARRETDTFDTFVESSWYFLRYLSPHLDTAPLDPGAVAFWMPVDQYIGGIEHAVGHLVYGRYYHRLMQDLGLFPAAVAREPFKRLLCQGMVCKETLFTLDDKGQPIWHTPAEVEGGVSKRDGKPIQVGRVEKMSKTKYNGVDPETIIATYGADSARLFTLFAAPPENDLVWKDEGVEGVHRFLTRLWNMIGQRLEAIRSAAPYDGDGTGLDEPTAELRRQTHKTIKAVTEDVDQRYRFNTAIARCMELVNALSKFEAPAAGGPAASVQRDAFAALVGMLSPFAPHVAEELWLEMGGVGLASEAPWPSFDPAVAADDTITIAVQVSGKLRATLEVERGIASDALEKLALDHENVRKHTAGKTIRKVIVVPGKLVNVVAG is encoded by the coding sequence ATGCAGAAGAAATACGATCCCAAGGAGATGGAATCCCGCTGGCAGGAGGCCTGGGAGGAGCGCGGCACCTTCCGGGCGCGGGACGACGCGCCGGGCGAGAAGTACTACGTCCTCGAGATGTTCGCCTACCCTTCCGGCCGGCTGCACATGGGGCACGTGCGCAACTACTCCATCGGCGACGTCATGGCGCGCTACCGCAAGAAGCGCGGCTTCAACGTGCTCCACCCGATGGGCTGGGACGCGTTCGGCCTCCCGGCCGAGAACGCGGCGATCGAGCGCGGCCTGCACCCGGCGGGGTGGACGTACGACAACATCGCGACGATGCGCGGGCAGCTCAAGTCGCTCGGGATCGCGTACGACTGGGATCGCGAGATCGCGACCTGCCGCCCCGAGTACTACAAGTGGGAGCAGCTCGTCTTCACGCGCGCCTTCGAGAGGGGGCTCGTCTACCGCAAGAAGGCGCTCGTCAACTGGTCGGAGAAGATGCAGACCGTGCTCGCCAACGAGCAGGTGATCGACGGCCGCGACTACCGCTACGGCCTGCCGGTCGTCCAGAAAGAGCTCACCCAGTGGTTCTTCAAGACCACGGCCTACGCCGAGGAGCTGCTCGCGGGCCTCGACGAGCTCGCGGGCAGCTGGCCGGAGCGCGTCCTCCTCGAGCAGCGCGCGCGCATCGGCAAGAGCCACGGCGCCCGCGTCGACTTCAGGCTCGAGACGCCCGTCGACGGCGAGGCGATCCTGCCGGTATTCACGACGCGCCCGGACACGCTGTGGGGCGTCACGTTCATGAGCCTCGCGGCCGAGCACCCGCTCGCGCTGAAGCTCGCCAAGGGGACGCCGCGCGAGGGCGAGGTGAGCGCGTTCGTCCAGAAGGTGCTCGCCGAGGACAAGCACAAGCGCGGCTCCGAGGACTGCGCGAAGGAGGGCGTCTTCACCGGCGCGTACTGCGTGAACCCGGTGAACGGCGAGCGCGTGCCGATCCACGTCGCGAACTTCGTGCTCATGGACTACGGCACCGGCGCGGTCATGGCGGTCCCGGCGCACGACCAGCGCGACTTCGAGTTCGCTCGGAAGTACGGCCTGCCTGTCAAGGTCGTCATCCGGCCGCCCGACGGCCGGGCGGCCGATCCCGGCGCGATGACCGCGGCGTACGTCGACGACGGCGTGCAGGTCGCGTCCGCGCAGTTCGACGGCCTGCCGAACCGCGAGGCGATCGAGCGCATCACGGACTTCCTCGCCGAGAAGGGCCAGGGCGGGAGGACCGTGAGCTACCGCCTGCGCGACTGGTGCGTCTCGCGGCAGCGCTACTGGGGCGCGCCCATCCCGATGGTCCACTGCGACTCCTGCGACGTCGTGCCCGTCCCCGAGGATCAGCTCCCGGTGCGGCTGCCGGAGAACGTCGTGTTCCAGGCCGAGGGCGGCTCTCCCCTCTCCCGCTGCGAGGAGTTCGTCCGCACGACCTGCCCGAAGTGCGGCGGGCCCGCGCGCCGCGAGACCGACACCTTCGACACGTTCGTCGAGTCCTCGTGGTACTTCCTGCGCTACCTCTCGCCGCACCTCGACACGGCGCCGCTCGATCCGGGCGCGGTCGCGTTCTGGATGCCCGTCGACCAGTACATCGGCGGCATCGAGCACGCGGTCGGCCACCTCGTCTACGGCCGCTACTACCACCGGCTCATGCAGGATCTCGGCCTCTTCCCGGCCGCGGTCGCGCGGGAGCCGTTCAAGCGCCTCCTCTGCCAGGGCATGGTCTGCAAGGAGACGCTCTTCACGCTCGACGACAAGGGGCAGCCGATCTGGCACACGCCCGCGGAGGTCGAGGGCGGCGTGAGCAAGCGGGACGGCAAGCCGATACAGGTCGGCCGCGTCGAGAAGATGTCCAAGACGAAGTACAACGGCGTCGACCCGGAGACGATCATCGCGACCTACGGCGCCGACTCGGCCCGGCTGTTCACCCTCTTCGCCGCGCCGCCCGAGAACGATCTCGTGTGGAAGGACGAGGGCGTCGAGGGCGTGCACCGCTTCCTCACCCGCCTGTGGAACATGATCGGCCAGCGGCTCGAGGCGATCCGCTCCGCCGCGCCGTACGACGGCGACGGCACGGGGCTCGACGAGCCGACCGCCGAGCTGCGGCGCCAGACGCACAAGACGATCAAGGCGGTCACCGAGGACGTCGATCAGCGCTACCGCTTCAACACCGCGATCGCGCGCTGCATGGAGCTCGTGAACGCGCTGAGCAAGTTCGAGGCGCCGGCGGCCGGCGGCCCCGCGGCGTCCGTGCAGCGGGACGCGTTCGCCGCGCTCGTGGGGATGCTGTCGCCGTTCGCGCCGCACGTCGCCGAGGAGCTGTGGCTGGAGATGGGCGGCGTCGGGCTCGCCTCCGAGGCGCCCTGGCCGAGCTTCGATCCGGCCGTCGCCGCGGACGACACCATCACGATCGCCGTGCAGGTCTCGGGCAAGCTCCGCGCGACGCTCGAGGTCGAGCGGGGCATCGCGAGCGACGCGCTCGAGAAGCTCGCGCTCGATCACGAGAACGTGCGAAAGCACACCGCCGGCAAGACGATCCGCAAGGTGATCGTGGTGCCGGGCAAGCTCGTCAACGTCGTCGCGGGGTGA
- the map gene encoding type I methionyl aminopeptidase translates to MGDVVIKSSADLEALRRACRLAAATLEEAAKLVAPGVSTDEINTFVHEHTLKHGARPAPLGYRGYPKSVCTSINEVICHGIPSARKLRGGDIVNIDVTSILDGWHGDVSATFYVGEPKAGARALVETTRECLRLGIAEVRPGKRLGDVGAAIQACAEGRGFSVVRDYVGHGIGRGFHEGPQVPHFGKRGRGMRLAQGMTFTIEPMINEGVWQMRILPDAWTAVTADGKLSAQFEHTVAVTADGVEVLTAFSAPLVNSDALP, encoded by the coding sequence ATGGGCGACGTCGTCATCAAGTCGTCCGCGGATCTCGAGGCGCTGCGCCGTGCCTGCCGGCTCGCGGCGGCCACGCTCGAGGAGGCGGCGAAGCTCGTCGCGCCCGGGGTCTCGACCGACGAGATCAACACGTTCGTCCACGAGCACACGCTGAAGCACGGCGCGCGGCCGGCGCCGCTCGGCTACCGCGGCTACCCCAAGAGCGTGTGCACCTCGATCAACGAGGTGATCTGCCACGGCATCCCGAGCGCGCGGAAGCTCAGGGGCGGCGACATCGTGAACATCGACGTCACCTCCATCCTCGACGGCTGGCACGGCGACGTCTCGGCCACGTTCTACGTCGGCGAGCCAAAGGCCGGGGCGCGCGCGCTCGTCGAGACGACCCGCGAGTGCCTGCGCCTCGGGATCGCCGAGGTGAGACCCGGCAAGCGGCTCGGCGACGTCGGCGCCGCGATCCAGGCCTGCGCGGAGGGGCGCGGCTTCTCCGTGGTGCGGGACTACGTCGGGCACGGCATCGGGCGCGGCTTCCACGAGGGGCCGCAGGTGCCGCACTTCGGCAAGCGCGGCCGCGGCATGCGGCTCGCGCAGGGGATGACGTTCACCATCGAGCCGATGATCAACGAGGGCGTCTGGCAGATGCGCATCCTTCCCGACGCCTGGACCGCGGTCACGGCCGACGGAAAGCTCTCGGCCCAGTTCGAGCACACGGTCGCCGTCACCGCGGACGGCGTCGAGGTGCTCACCGCGTTCTCCGCGCCGCTCGTCAACAGCGACGCGCTCCCGTGA
- the pssA gene encoding CDP-diacylglycerol--serine O-phosphatidyltransferase yields the protein MDFKKTIFVLPNLLTAASLFCGMYAITLCIGAEAAEETAYRASLLLFYAFIFDLFDGRVARMTKTQSAFGVEFDSLADLVSFGVAPAVIAYRWSLDGAGILGAIVAFLYVLAGALRLGRFNLHAHKPKAKSTGPDKYMQGLPIPMAAAFVIALLLAERAMGGWPWLTEYGLHLRGEEYPIMLVVMVVLALLMVSTVRFRSFKDLRINALSIALVAVVVGGSAVVGFLYSPKYILIALLLTYVLFGFFEAIFTWPRRWREKRAARETGTKTGE from the coding sequence ATGGATTTCAAGAAGACCATCTTCGTCCTCCCGAACCTCCTCACCGCGGCGAGCCTGTTCTGCGGCATGTACGCGATCACGCTGTGCATCGGCGCCGAGGCCGCGGAGGAGACGGCGTACCGCGCGTCGCTCCTCCTGTTCTACGCGTTCATCTTCGACCTGTTCGACGGCCGCGTGGCGCGCATGACCAAGACGCAGTCCGCCTTCGGCGTCGAGTTCGACTCGCTCGCGGATCTCGTGTCGTTCGGCGTGGCGCCGGCGGTGATCGCCTACCGGTGGTCGCTCGACGGCGCGGGCATCCTCGGCGCGATCGTGGCGTTCCTGTACGTGCTCGCGGGCGCGCTCCGGCTCGGGCGGTTCAACCTGCACGCCCACAAGCCCAAGGCCAAGAGCACGGGGCCGGACAAGTACATGCAGGGACTGCCGATCCCGATGGCCGCGGCGTTCGTCATCGCGCTCCTCCTCGCCGAGCGCGCGATGGGCGGGTGGCCGTGGCTGACCGAGTACGGCCTGCACCTCCGCGGCGAGGAGTACCCGATCATGCTCGTCGTGATGGTGGTGCTCGCGCTCCTCATGGTGAGCACGGTCCGGTTCCGCTCCTTCAAGGACCTCCGGATCAACGCTCTGTCGATCGCGCTCGTCGCGGTGGTCGTGGGCGGCAGCGCGGTGGTCGGCTTCCTGTATTCGCCGAAGTACATCCTCATCGCGCTCCTCCTGACCTACGTCCTCTTCGGCTTCTTCGAGGCGATCTTCACCTGGCCGCGCCGCTGGCGCGAGAAGCGCGCCGCGCGCGAGACGGGGACCAAGACCGGGGAGTGA
- a CDS encoding PEGA domain-containing protein produces the protein MGSVPRAHVMLAPAAVLLALALASGAAPAAEKVAVVPIENNAKLSVDEVAILTNAVVAALSARGADFEIVLIPVKPGETCNRLCVFNRAKVTGARYLVTGAVVLFDKKYALKFEAQDRITDTLVASANTPTAATLQDILPLARDAAESIRDDLAPAPAQPIAPQDAPIAPEPEPPPPAAAAESSCAQGFTGELSVTSSPPGAVVRLRSPTGFGLGALGKTGRALSSERGGSTLGATPVRKRLYQGMYDLRVSLEGYETERGLLATVYVGETTSLHVVLEQSKPLLAGGVALTFSGTIVTVVGAILAGMGDDAGGSTSAAQAAGIVILISGGAMVVSGVTMWIVHFKRQKAAQRRGALAVLPTRDGLAMGYARSF, from the coding sequence ATGGGTTCGGTGCCGAGAGCTCACGTCATGCTGGCGCCCGCCGCGGTCCTCCTCGCGCTCGCCTTGGCCTCGGGCGCGGCGCCGGCGGCCGAGAAGGTCGCCGTGGTCCCGATCGAGAACAACGCCAAGCTGTCCGTCGACGAGGTCGCGATCCTCACGAACGCCGTCGTCGCGGCGCTCTCCGCCAGGGGCGCGGACTTCGAGATCGTGCTGATCCCGGTGAAGCCCGGCGAGACCTGCAACCGCCTCTGCGTCTTCAACCGCGCCAAGGTGACCGGCGCGCGCTACCTCGTCACGGGCGCCGTCGTGCTGTTCGACAAGAAGTATGCCCTGAAGTTCGAGGCGCAGGATCGGATCACCGACACGCTCGTCGCCAGCGCGAACACGCCGACCGCGGCGACCCTCCAGGACATCCTGCCGCTCGCCCGCGACGCCGCCGAGTCGATCCGGGACGATCTCGCCCCCGCGCCCGCGCAGCCGATCGCGCCGCAGGACGCGCCGATCGCGCCGGAGCCCGAGCCGCCGCCGCCGGCCGCCGCCGCCGAATCGTCGTGCGCCCAGGGCTTCACGGGCGAGCTCTCGGTCACCTCGAGCCCGCCGGGCGCCGTGGTCCGCCTGCGGAGCCCGACCGGCTTCGGGCTCGGGGCGCTCGGGAAGACCGGGCGCGCGCTCTCCTCGGAGCGGGGGGGCAGCACCCTCGGCGCCACGCCGGTGCGCAAGCGGCTCTACCAGGGCATGTACGATCTGCGCGTGTCCCTCGAAGGCTACGAGACGGAGCGGGGCCTTCTGGCCACGGTCTACGTGGGAGAGACGACGTCCCTCCACGTCGTCCTGGAGCAGAGCAAGCCGCTGCTCGCGGGCGGCGTCGCGCTGACCTTCAGCGGCACCATCGTGACCGTCGTCGGGGCGATCCTCGCGGGGATGGGCGACGACGCCGGCGGCTCGACCTCGGCGGCGCAGGCGGCCGGGATCGTGATCCTCATCTCCGGCGGGGCGATGGTGGTGAGCGGCGTCACGATGTGGATCGTCCATTTCAAGAGGCAGAAGGCGGCGCAGCGCCGCGGGGCGCTCGCGGTGCTTCCGACGCGCGACGGCTTGGCGATGGGCTACGCGCGGAGCTTCTGA
- the dacB gene encoding D-alanyl-D-alanine carboxypeptidase/D-alanyl-D-alanine-endopeptidase has translation MSLKLKLAAAGALAFALVAILGAGRAQTQAAQPKAARPLEELGRTLAGLAASRPGGGQVGVAVSDVLSGNEIFAKDGDTPLNPASNAKIVTAAAALVKLGPEFRFFSSLHGEREGAAIRGPLYLKGHADPTLESSDLWEMASELRTMGVRRVEGDVVVDDTYFDDRNLPFAYDQQPDEDNKFRAPVGAASLNENAIAITIGPGPLGMERARVTLDPPGYAVLVNDAVTVGQGASDLKISIETSGGRPRIRVYGQVQLGTRPVTYARRIDDPSPFTGYGVKAALEDAGIAVGGDVRVGPMPPGTPLLAEHASAPLSSVLWETGKMSNNFVTEMVLKTIGAEAGKGPGTWDTATAEVSAVLSAWGLAPGSYTYRNGSGLFDANRISARQLVRVLRGAYLDVSIRSEFLTQLATGGADGTIGERYRGPTTRRRVRAKTGTLADVSALSGYVLDDEGRRPIAFSILVNKAPGYVSAARGYQEKIVTAIADFLNE, from the coding sequence TCGAGGAGCTCGGCCGGACCCTCGCGGGGCTCGCGGCGAGCAGGCCCGGAGGCGGCCAGGTCGGCGTCGCGGTGTCGGACGTCCTGTCCGGGAACGAGATCTTCGCGAAGGACGGCGACACGCCGCTCAACCCGGCGTCGAACGCCAAGATCGTCACCGCCGCGGCGGCGCTCGTGAAGCTCGGGCCGGAGTTCCGGTTCTTCTCAAGCCTTCACGGCGAGCGCGAGGGCGCCGCGATCCGCGGCCCGCTCTACCTCAAGGGCCACGCGGACCCGACGCTCGAGTCTTCGGATCTCTGGGAGATGGCCTCCGAGCTGCGGACCATGGGCGTGCGCCGGGTCGAGGGCGACGTCGTGGTGGACGACACGTACTTCGACGATCGGAACCTCCCGTTCGCGTACGACCAGCAGCCCGACGAGGACAACAAGTTCCGCGCGCCGGTCGGCGCGGCGTCGCTCAACGAGAACGCCATCGCGATCACCATCGGCCCGGGTCCGCTCGGCATGGAGCGGGCGCGCGTGACGCTCGATCCCCCGGGCTACGCGGTGCTCGTCAACGACGCCGTCACGGTCGGGCAGGGTGCGAGCGACCTCAAGATATCGATCGAGACGAGCGGCGGGCGGCCCCGGATCCGGGTGTACGGCCAGGTGCAGCTCGGCACGCGGCCTGTCACCTACGCCCGACGGATCGACGACCCCTCGCCGTTCACCGGGTACGGTGTCAAGGCGGCGCTCGAGGACGCCGGCATCGCGGTCGGCGGCGACGTGCGCGTCGGGCCGATGCCGCCCGGGACGCCGCTGCTCGCCGAGCACGCCTCGGCCCCGCTCTCGTCGGTGCTCTGGGAGACCGGCAAGATGTCCAACAACTTCGTCACCGAGATGGTGCTCAAGACGATCGGCGCCGAGGCCGGCAAGGGGCCGGGCACGTGGGACACGGCGACGGCCGAGGTCTCCGCGGTGCTCTCCGCCTGGGGCCTGGCCCCCGGCTCCTACACCTACAGGAACGGCTCGGGCCTCTTCGACGCGAACCGGATCTCGGCGCGGCAGCTCGTGCGCGTGCTGCGGGGCGCGTACCTCGACGTCTCCATACGCTCCGAGTTCCTCACCCAGCTCGCGACCGGCGGCGCGGACGGCACGATCGGGGAGCGCTACAGGGGCCCGACGACCAGGCGCCGCGTGAGGGCCAAGACCGGGACGCTCGCCGACGTCTCGGCGCTCTCCGGCTACGTGCTCGACGACGAGGGGCGCCGGCCGATCGCGTTCTCCATCCTCGTGAACAAGGCGCCGGGATACGTCTCCGCGGCGCGCGGGTACCAGGAGAAGATCGTCACCGCGATCGCGGATTTCCTGAACGAGTAG